From Gemmatimonadaceae bacterium, a single genomic window includes:
- a CDS encoding aminopeptidase has product MRSPARIIGRILVAVLVLVVAFLVLTPIGRYLAKAAWEEGKILVRRRSISALIASPSTDPVTRAKLQLVLEARTFAADSLHLDADESFTTYSRLDSDTLVLVVGAAYRDRLRPYTWWFPIVGRVPYKGYFTKQGAFDEAKSLEAKGLDTYVRPASAFSTLGWFEDPLVSSTLHEDTASLANTVIHELTHNTFYAPGQAVFNESFANFVGAHGAMRFFASRGDTVHLRESRQDWARDRLLGAFWQSVFDGLDSAFRAHPASAAARLAARDTVFARARTHFMQDVLPRLPGIPPGVRVQLVLNNAIVLSRRVYRTGLDLFDDVLDREGGDLHRAVTEIIALAKSRPNDPYGAVRDWVTAHAASGAAGDSAVR; this is encoded by the coding sequence TCGGACGGATACTCGTCGCCGTCCTCGTGCTGGTGGTCGCGTTTCTGGTGCTCACGCCGATTGGCCGCTATCTCGCCAAGGCCGCGTGGGAAGAGGGAAAGATCCTGGTCCGCCGGCGCTCGATCAGCGCGCTGATCGCATCGCCGTCCACCGATCCCGTGACACGGGCCAAGCTGCAGCTGGTGCTCGAGGCGCGAACGTTTGCCGCCGACTCGCTGCACCTCGACGCCGACGAGAGCTTCACCACCTACAGCCGACTCGATTCGGACACGCTGGTCCTGGTGGTGGGTGCCGCGTACCGCGACCGGCTGCGACCGTACACGTGGTGGTTTCCGATCGTCGGTCGCGTGCCGTACAAGGGCTATTTCACGAAACAGGGCGCGTTCGACGAGGCGAAGTCGCTCGAGGCGAAGGGGCTGGACACGTACGTGCGTCCGGCGTCGGCGTTCAGTACGCTCGGTTGGTTCGAAGACCCGCTGGTATCGAGTACGCTGCACGAGGACACGGCGAGTCTGGCGAACACCGTGATTCACGAGTTGACGCACAACACGTTCTATGCGCCGGGACAGGCAGTGTTCAACGAGTCGTTCGCGAACTTCGTGGGTGCGCACGGGGCGATGCGGTTCTTCGCTTCGCGCGGCGACACGGTGCACCTGCGGGAGAGCCGACAGGATTGGGCGCGCGATCGATTGTTAGGCGCATTCTGGCAGAGTGTGTTCGACGGGCTCGATTCGGCGTTTCGCGCGCATCCGGCCAGCGCGGCGGCGCGGCTTGCGGCGCGCGACACCGTGTTCGCGAGGGCGCGTACGCACTTCATGCAGGACGTGCTGCCGCGATTGCCCGGGATCCCGCCCGGGGTGCGCGTGCAGCTGGTGCTCAACAACGCGATCGTGCTCTCGCGGCGTGTCTATCGAACGGGTCTCGATCTGTTCGACGACGTGCTCGATCGCGAGGGCGGCGATTTGCATCGCGCCGTGACCGAGATCATCGCGCTGGCCAAGTCGCGGCCGAACGATCCGTATGGCGCCGTGCGCGACTGGGTGACAGCGCACGCCGCGTCCGGCGCGGCCGGCGACTCGGCCGTCCGTTAG